One window of Amaranthus tricolor cultivar Red isolate AtriRed21 chromosome 11, ASM2621246v1, whole genome shotgun sequence genomic DNA carries:
- the LOC130826573 gene encoding uncharacterized protein LOC130826573 → MGERTCIRDVATCLNLALSTVWRLIKRGEIKAHSNPLHPALTDANKIRRVEWILSLIQEDTIQRHSIYKVMYDFIHMDEKWFYLTKKTQRVYLAHKEKVPYKAAKSSKFIPKSMVAAQKDSKNRLRGSIEIKPTKSVNQEVYRSILIQQLIPAILRKWPSEGPSIIFIQQDNARVHITNDDPIWQQHNRQGGLTFILIEQPLNSSDCNILDLGFFRSIQSLIHKKMPKT, encoded by the exons ATGGGCGAACGCACTTGCATTAGAGATGTTGCAACATGTTTAAATTTGGCACTATCAACGGTGTGGAGGTTGATAAAAAGAGGCGAGATAAAGGCTCATTCAAATCCACTACACCCGGCTTTAACCGATGCCAACAAAATAAGGAGGGTGGAGTGGATTTTGAGCCTTATCCAAGAAGACACGATTCAAAGACACTCGATTTACAAAGTAATGTACGATTTTATTCACATGGACGAgaagtggttttatttaaccaAGAAAACGCAAAGGGTTTATTTAGCACACAAAGAAAAAGTCCCATATAAGGCAGCAAAGTCATCAAAGTTCATACCTAAGTCCAT GGTGGCAGCACAAAAAGACTCAAAGAATCGACTAAGGGGGTCAATAGAAATAAAACCAACCAAATCAGTTAATCAAGAGGTTTATAGGAGTATACTTATACAACAATTGATTCCGGCTATACTAAGAAAATGGCCAAGTGAAGGACCttccattatttttattcaacaagataatgcaagggTTCATATCACAAACGATGATCCAATATGGCAACAACACAATAGGCAAGGGGGTTTAACTTTCATTCTTATTGAACAACCTCTAAATAGTTCGGATTGTAATATTCTAGACTTAGGTTTCTTTAGGAGCATACAATCACTTATACATAAAAAGATGCCCAAAACATGA
- the LOC130827113 gene encoding protein LIGHT-DEPENDENT SHORT HYPOCOTYLS 5-like, giving the protein MDSGGVGGAESGGGEGYSSGCARAGDQAPDSSQIVGVAAAATAAAAPPSRYESQKRRDWNTFLQYLRNHKPPLSLSRCSGAHVLEFLKYLDQFGKTKVHNTGCPYFGHPNPPAPCACPLKQAWGSLDALIGRLRAAYEENGGRPESNPFGARAVRIYLREVRESQAKARGIPYEKKKRKRPSSASASAATTATVSGIDPGGVGGHVSSGPGESGSGSGDIDGGASTAVVGPPTTTT; this is encoded by the coding sequence ATGGATAGTGGAGGAGTAGGAGGAGCGGAATCCGGAGGTGGAGAAGGATATTCTAGTGGTTGTGCAAGAGCCGGAGATCAAGCTCCTGACTCATCTCAAATAGTAGGAGTTGCCGCAGCTGCAACAGCTGCGGCAGCTCCACCAAGTCGATACGAGTCACAAAAAAGACGAGACTGGAATACTTTCCTACAGTACCTAAGAAATCACAAACCCCCACTTTCTCTTTCAAGGTGTAGTGGAGCTCATGTATTAGAATTCCTCAAATACTTGGACCAATTTGGAAAAACCAAGGTTCACAACACCGGGTGCCCGTATTTTGGGCACCCTAACCCGCCCGCCCCATGCGCTTGTCCTCTTAAACAAGCGTGGGGCAGCCTTGACGCTCTCATCGGCCGTCTCCGAGCTGCGTATGAGGAAAATGGTGGACGGCCCGAATCCAATCCTTTTGGTGCGCGGGCTGTGCGGATTTACCTTCGGGAAGTCAGGGAAAGCCAAGCAAAAGCTCGAGGTATTCCGTATGAAAAGAAGAAGAGGAAACGCCCTTCTTCTGCTTCCGCTTCTGCTGCCACCACCGCCACCGTCTCCGGGATTGATCCCGGCGGTGTTGGAGGCCATGTAAGTAGTGGGCCCGGCGAAAGTGGCAGCGGAAGTGGAGATATAGACGGTGGTGCTAGTACTGCTGTTGTAGGTCCTCCTACAACTACtacctaa